One segment of Gordonia terrae DNA contains the following:
- a CDS encoding dienelactone hydrolase family protein, with protein sequence MADDALADFDTEDVTLCGTTRRVHRLGSGPAVIVIAEMPGISPKVANVARRIAGAGATAVLPSLFGVDGRDPRPENLGAVGSATNMLGTIARACITREFTILATGKTSPVASWLRALAAREHDRCGGPGVGAVGMCFTGGFALAMATDDRMLAPVLSQPSLPFAVLPGRARAIDVSESDLALVQARCARGLEVMGLRFRGDRLVPEARFAHLRELLGDAFIGVELPDESANPDSMLPQPHSVLTEDLIDEPGQPTREAYDRVIDFFTEKLGLQAATRPPA encoded by the coding sequence ATGGCCGACGATGCGCTCGCGGACTTCGACACCGAGGACGTGACCCTGTGCGGGACCACCCGCCGAGTCCACCGGCTCGGCAGCGGCCCGGCGGTCATCGTCATCGCCGAGATGCCGGGGATCAGCCCCAAGGTGGCGAACGTGGCGCGCCGGATCGCCGGCGCCGGTGCCACAGCCGTCCTCCCATCGCTGTTCGGTGTCGACGGCCGGGACCCGCGTCCGGAGAACCTCGGTGCCGTCGGTTCGGCGACGAACATGCTCGGCACCATCGCCCGGGCCTGCATCACCCGTGAGTTCACGATCCTGGCGACCGGCAAGACCTCCCCGGTCGCGTCCTGGTTGCGCGCGCTGGCCGCCCGTGAGCACGACCGGTGCGGCGGCCCCGGCGTCGGCGCGGTCGGGATGTGTTTCACCGGCGGGTTCGCTCTGGCGATGGCCACCGACGATCGCATGCTGGCCCCGGTCCTGTCCCAACCCTCGCTGCCGTTCGCGGTGTTGCCGGGACGGGCCCGTGCCATCGACGTGAGTGAGTCGGATCTGGCTCTGGTGCAAGCCCGGTGCGCGCGGGGCCTGGAGGTCATGGGTCTGCGGTTCCGCGGGGACCGGCTCGTGCCGGAGGCCCGATTCGCCCACCTTCGTGAGCTTCTCGGCGACGCCTTCATCGGCGTCGAACTACCCGACGAGTCCGCGAACCCGGATTCGATGCTGCCACAGCCACATTCGGTGCTGACCGAGGACCTGATCGACGAACCGGGACAGCCCACCCGCGAGGCCTACGACCGGGTCATCGACTTCTTCACCGAAAAGCTCGGCCTGCAGGCTGCGACAAGACCACCGGCCTGA
- a CDS encoding nitroreductase family deazaflavin-dependent oxidoreductase, giving the protein MRIPRAVARLNKRVTNPLQRQWAPRLAPYAMVEHVGRKSGKHYSIPVLAWVDGDRLTIILTYGRHTDWVRNVQAAGSFGLIRKNRHYRVTGPRVVPSDSPDIARGARIPARLFDSALLGTLHRA; this is encoded by the coding sequence TGGCCCGCCTGAACAAGCGCGTGACGAACCCCCTCCAGCGACAGTGGGCGCCCCGGCTGGCCCCCTACGCGATGGTCGAACACGTCGGCCGCAAATCCGGCAAGCACTACTCCATCCCGGTGCTCGCGTGGGTCGACGGCGACCGGCTCACGATCATCCTCACCTACGGGCGGCACACCGACTGGGTCCGCAACGTGCAGGCCGCGGGCAGCTTCGGACTGATCCGGAAGAACCGGCACTACCGGGTGACCGGCCCACGGGTGGTGCCGTCGGACTCGCCCGACATCGCGCGTGGGGCGCGCATCCCGGCGCGACTGTTCGACTCCGCGCTCCTCGGCACCCTGCACCGGGCGTGA